One stretch of Roseimicrobium sp. ORNL1 DNA includes these proteins:
- a CDS encoding SMP-30/gluconolactonase/LRE family protein, with product MNLFRTSFIALAASLLAATPHQLSAQDTSTHAILIDGEDWKEAVTGQTFTDGLCATEDGSLLFTDVRVGKGIYKLGLDGKVTMLIDEQPGISGLALGPEGRIFACQNKASRVVVFEKDGTVKELIKDVKPNDLIVTKKGYVYFTETGTKRIHGIAPDGKTFVADEGHVLRPNGITLSADQTTLAVSEHGGKHVWSWQIQPDGTLTGGAPNMTMLVSPNNAKGEALGDGSTTDAAGRYYVTTESGIQVFDATGRHSGTIALPFQGAKIVSVEFAGPNHEWLFVCAGDKIFKRKTQTQGAWLGK from the coding sequence ACACCTCCACACACGCCATCCTCATCGATGGCGAAGACTGGAAGGAAGCCGTCACCGGCCAGACCTTCACGGATGGTCTGTGCGCCACGGAAGATGGCAGCCTGCTCTTCACTGATGTGCGCGTGGGCAAGGGCATCTACAAGCTCGGGCTCGATGGCAAGGTGACGATGCTCATCGATGAGCAACCCGGCATCAGCGGCCTGGCCTTGGGTCCCGAGGGTCGCATCTTTGCCTGCCAGAACAAGGCCTCGCGCGTGGTCGTGTTCGAAAAGGACGGCACGGTGAAGGAACTCATCAAGGATGTGAAGCCAAACGATCTCATCGTGACCAAGAAGGGCTATGTCTACTTCACGGAGACTGGTACGAAGCGCATCCACGGCATCGCTCCAGATGGAAAGACCTTTGTCGCGGATGAAGGCCACGTGCTGCGCCCGAATGGCATCACGCTCTCCGCGGACCAGACCACGCTCGCGGTATCCGAGCACGGAGGAAAGCATGTGTGGAGCTGGCAGATTCAACCCGATGGCACCCTCACCGGCGGCGCGCCTAACATGACCATGCTGGTCTCACCCAACAATGCGAAGGGCGAGGCTCTCGGCGACGGCAGCACCACGGACGCCGCAGGCCGCTACTACGTGACCACGGAGTCGGGGATCCAGGTCTTCGATGCCACCGGGCGGCACTCAGGCACCATCGCTCTCCCCTTCCAGGGCGCGAAGATCGTGAGCGTGGAATTCGCCGGACCCAATCACGAGTGGCTTTTCGTGTGCGCTGGAGACAAGATTTTCAAACGCAAAACCCAGACTCAGGGCGCGTGGCTTGGCAAATAG
- a CDS encoding PAS domain S-box protein: MKLPLLRAPLPLRHAIPLIVLVFGLVWTAFSTWLHMHRELREAENRVLNRISRVSERLASSSLLQNSELRDAMMAESDRLKGLSWKVVADQNGTIIYSSNPDWMNKKFRAVLPANALALVDKTLQDGKARNETEDDTYAWAVYPIDAPDAEGHQRLAIVEHDLTGPFQHERGLVLEHALLTALVQILGCGILWWLLSRFLRKRMDQLFENDGTTLLHAVGAKPTFNSNTDEFTEIFRVLKESGNRLDQIADNIEDVFFLTTLDKKVVYVSPAYGRLFGRPHTELLRDSFEAWRHSILEEYHDMLWHVSDPLLEGAPEVQCEFRIRRADGKIRWVELRMFPVRDERGGLINMAGLSRDVTERKELEQEILNISERERRRIGNDIHDDLCQRLAAIKFKSEFIANHLKNSESPLAAQASEICFLMGESTKLCRGIARGLSPVDLIGEGFMVGMNKLVKATESLYDIPCFFYCPHSVMVESPSAAVHLYRISQEFLNNAVRHGNPTSIEVRLEMNTEFVRIEVTNDGKSFQGPGPANQGMGLKIQKYRAAAIGAMIQIQPRSDGVDGTVATCIAPHSSCNPDTPSTP, encoded by the coding sequence ATGAAGCTTCCCTTGCTTCGCGCCCCTCTTCCGCTACGGCACGCCATCCCGCTGATTGTCCTTGTCTTCGGTCTGGTGTGGACGGCCTTTAGCACCTGGCTCCACATGCACCGTGAGCTGCGAGAGGCGGAGAATCGGGTCCTCAACCGTATCTCCCGTGTTTCGGAACGCTTGGCCAGCTCCTCGCTGCTGCAGAATTCCGAACTTCGGGACGCCATGATGGCGGAGTCTGACCGGCTCAAGGGACTGAGCTGGAAAGTGGTGGCAGACCAGAACGGCACCATCATCTACAGCAGCAATCCCGATTGGATGAACAAAAAATTCCGGGCGGTGCTGCCAGCGAACGCGCTCGCTCTGGTAGACAAGACCCTGCAGGACGGGAAAGCCCGCAACGAGACTGAGGACGACACCTACGCGTGGGCCGTGTACCCCATTGACGCGCCGGACGCCGAAGGCCACCAACGCCTGGCGATTGTGGAGCACGACCTCACCGGCCCCTTCCAGCACGAGCGCGGCTTGGTATTGGAGCACGCCCTGCTCACAGCGCTCGTCCAGATTCTGGGTTGTGGCATCCTTTGGTGGCTTCTAAGCCGATTTCTGCGCAAACGGATGGACCAGTTGTTTGAAAATGACGGCACTACCCTGCTCCACGCCGTCGGCGCCAAGCCCACCTTCAACAGCAATACCGACGAATTTACCGAAATTTTCCGCGTCCTGAAGGAGAGTGGCAACCGGCTCGACCAAATTGCGGACAACATCGAGGACGTCTTCTTCCTGACCACCTTGGACAAAAAGGTGGTGTACGTGAGCCCCGCTTACGGCCGGCTCTTTGGCCGCCCCCATACCGAGCTGCTCCGGGACTCATTCGAAGCGTGGCGGCACTCGATTCTGGAGGAGTACCATGACATGCTCTGGCACGTTTCCGACCCCCTCCTGGAGGGTGCCCCAGAGGTGCAGTGCGAGTTCCGCATCCGCCGCGCAGACGGGAAAATCCGCTGGGTGGAGCTCCGCATGTTTCCCGTTCGGGATGAACGCGGTGGGCTGATTAATATGGCTGGTCTTTCGCGGGATGTGACGGAGCGCAAGGAGCTGGAACAGGAGATTCTGAACATTAGCGAGCGGGAGCGCCGCCGCATCGGCAACGACATTCACGACGACCTCTGCCAGCGACTCGCGGCCATCAAGTTCAAGTCCGAATTCATCGCCAACCACCTGAAGAATTCCGAGTCCCCGCTGGCGGCCCAGGCGAGCGAAATCTGCTTCCTCATGGGCGAGTCCACCAAGCTCTGCCGGGGGATTGCCCGAGGCCTATCCCCCGTTGATCTCATAGGTGAAGGATTTATGGTGGGCATGAACAAGCTGGTCAAAGCTACAGAATCGCTTTATGATATCCCGTGTTTCTTTTATTGTCCCCACTCCGTGATGGTGGAAAGCCCGAGCGCCGCCGTGCACCTTTACCGCATCAGCCAGGAGTTTTTAAACAACGCCGTTCGTCATGGAAATCCCACCAGCATTGAGGTCCGGCTTGAGATGAACACAGAATTTGTCCGTATTGAAGTGACCAACGACGGGAAATCTTTCCAAGGGCCGGGACCTGCAAATCAAGGCATGGGCCTCAAGATTCAGAAATACCGGGCGGCAGCCATCGGCGCCATGATTCAAATCCAGCCCCGCAGCGATGGGGTGGACGGCACCGTGGCCACCTGCATCGCCCCCCACTCTTCCTGCAATCCGGACACTCCTTCCACGCCATGA
- a CDS encoding response regulator transcription factor has protein sequence MSNSDATQTQKRRIAMVDDHTMLREGLQQLVDSQSDLTCCSTASNTQDALRALEKDKPDLLAVDISMPGRNGLELIKDALTLYPDLAILVISMHDEGFYAQRVLKAGARGYVMKDADGATLLHAMRTVLNGGRYLSPAMSEYVMDAFSGKSSGRSADGVQGLSDREFEVFQLLGEGKSTEGIAEALNISPKTVEVHRAHIRDRLKLENGAAVVRYAVRWVENQKLGVPM, from the coding sequence ATGAGCAACTCAGACGCTACCCAGACCCAGAAACGCCGTATCGCGATGGTGGATGACCACACCATGCTGCGCGAAGGCCTGCAACAACTCGTCGACAGCCAGTCCGACCTCACCTGTTGCAGCACCGCATCCAACACGCAGGACGCCCTGCGCGCCCTGGAAAAGGACAAGCCCGACCTGCTGGCGGTGGACATATCCATGCCCGGTCGCAACGGTCTGGAGCTCATCAAGGACGCCCTCACCCTCTACCCCGACCTCGCCATCCTGGTCATCTCCATGCATGACGAGGGCTTCTACGCCCAGCGCGTGCTCAAGGCAGGTGCCCGCGGCTACGTGATGAAGGACGCGGACGGCGCCACGCTGCTGCATGCCATGCGCACCGTGCTGAACGGCGGCCGCTACCTGAGCCCCGCCATGAGCGAGTACGTGATGGATGCCTTCTCCGGCAAGTCCTCCGGCCGTTCCGCCGACGGCGTGCAGGGCCTGAGCGACCGTGAGTTCGAAGTCTTCCAACTCCTCGGCGAAGGCAAGAGCACCGAAGGCATCGCCGAGGCGCTCAACATCAGCCCCAAGACCGTGGAAGTACACCGCGCTCACATCCGCGACCGCCTGAAGCTGGAAAACGGCGCCGCCGTGGTCCGCTACGCCGTACGCTGGGTGGAGAACCAGAAGCTCGGCGTGCCGATGTGA
- a CDS encoding alpha/beta hydrolase has product MKPSLGKDTWQSYDGKVMPYHDKPVPGTKKPKAVVITVHGLSGAAMDFWMLEDEWPRRNMAVYGMQLRGQGNDPVKRDRGNIRSAGVWQQDLVTFHRLVQERYPGVPVFWYAESLGTLIALHTLTDKMPDPNEWPAGIIMSSPAAGLRLRPKGLRANMLYTAIATMPFLRVNLEKLGGVNDKDIRVTHDTTHGAQMAVTSHYVSHFSLRLLGQVDDMMRSLPDAAPRVRVPVLMLASPNDVIASQEQIHAFFEILGSPDKTIHWYLESYHLLLHDTQRQQVLKDATEWVEARAKRQQ; this is encoded by the coding sequence GTGAAACCCTCCCTCGGAAAGGACACCTGGCAGAGCTATGACGGCAAGGTCATGCCCTACCATGACAAGCCGGTGCCGGGCACGAAGAAGCCCAAGGCCGTGGTCATCACCGTGCACGGCCTCAGCGGTGCAGCCATGGATTTCTGGATGCTGGAGGATGAGTGGCCGCGGCGGAACATGGCTGTCTATGGCATGCAACTGCGCGGGCAGGGAAATGACCCGGTGAAGCGCGACCGCGGCAACATCCGGAGCGCAGGAGTCTGGCAGCAGGACCTGGTCACCTTTCACCGGCTCGTGCAGGAGCGGTACCCCGGCGTGCCCGTCTTCTGGTACGCCGAGAGCCTGGGCACGCTCATCGCCCTGCACACGTTGACGGACAAGATGCCGGACCCGAACGAGTGGCCCGCAGGCATCATCATGTCCTCACCGGCGGCGGGACTGCGACTGCGGCCCAAGGGCTTGCGCGCGAATATGCTGTATACCGCCATCGCGACCATGCCTTTCCTCCGGGTGAATCTGGAGAAGCTCGGCGGGGTGAATGACAAGGACATCCGCGTGACGCATGACACCACGCACGGCGCCCAGATGGCGGTGACCTCCCACTACGTGTCCCACTTCAGCCTCCGTCTTCTGGGCCAGGTGGATGACATGATGCGCTCCCTGCCGGATGCCGCCCCGCGGGTCAGGGTGCCCGTCCTCATGCTGGCCAGCCCGAATGACGTCATCGCCAGCCAGGAGCAGATTCACGCTTTCTTCGAAATCCTCGGCAGCCCCGACAAGACCATCCACTGGTACCTGGAGTCCTACCACCTGCTCCTGCACGACACACAGCGCCAGCAGGTGCTGAAGGATGCGACGGAGTGGGTGGAGGCGAGGGCGAAAAGGCAGCAATAG
- a CDS encoding M14 family metallocarboxypeptidase — translation MAQAQAHAQPTDHRCHDYRLLVKRWKAFCRGAKLKLQPFACSAEEHIYYLETGREHAAQGQPWIYVSAGVHGDEAAPPWGLLEWAEAHVDLLQRHPFLIFPVLNPTGLILNTRVDYAGMDLNRNFNHPSEPVVVAWRKVIEGRKLALGICLHEDYDGQGCYLYELNGGKHVLGQRILADTSAIIPKDHRRRIDGRAAKAGLIRRKVIPEMAGQPEAIVLHLQGAPITLTFESPSEFSITERIAVQKRFIESSLKHALGLP, via the coding sequence ATGGCCCAAGCCCAAGCTCACGCTCAGCCCACCGACCATCGCTGCCACGACTACCGGCTTCTCGTGAAGCGATGGAAGGCATTCTGCAGGGGCGCGAAGTTGAAGCTCCAGCCCTTTGCGTGCTCCGCCGAGGAGCACATCTACTATCTGGAAACAGGGCGCGAGCATGCGGCACAGGGGCAGCCGTGGATTTATGTCTCCGCCGGCGTGCATGGAGACGAGGCGGCGCCACCGTGGGGTCTGCTGGAGTGGGCGGAGGCGCACGTGGACCTGCTGCAGCGGCATCCGTTTCTCATCTTTCCCGTGCTGAATCCCACCGGTCTCATCTTGAATACCCGGGTGGACTACGCGGGCATGGACCTCAACCGGAATTTCAACCACCCCTCCGAGCCCGTCGTCGTCGCATGGCGCAAGGTCATCGAGGGAAGGAAGCTCGCCCTCGGCATCTGCCTGCATGAGGACTACGATGGCCAGGGCTGCTACCTGTATGAGCTCAATGGCGGAAAACACGTGCTGGGGCAGCGCATCCTCGCAGATACCTCCGCCATCATTCCCAAGGACCACCGGCGTCGCATCGATGGCCGGGCGGCCAAGGCGGGGCTCATCCGGCGGAAGGTGATTCCGGAAATGGCTGGCCAGCCGGAGGCGATTGTGTTGCACTTACAAGGTGCCCCAATCACCCTCACGTTCGAGTCACCCTCCGAGTTCAGCATCACCGAGCGCATCGCGGTGCAGAAGCGGTTCATCGAATCCTCCCTGAAGCATGCGCTTGGTCTTCCGTAG